The Solibacillus sp. FSL R7-0682 genome includes a window with the following:
- the aroC gene encoding chorismate synthase — protein MRYLTAGESHGPQLTTIIEGLPSLLPVTAEKINYDLKRRQGGHGRGRRMQIETDTVEIVSGVRHGKTLGSPVALVVTNDDWKHWTKIMGAEELPEDIDPTEIKRQISRPRPGHADLVGGMKYGHRDLRNVLERSSARETTVRVAVGSVAKALLNELGISIVAHVTEIVGIKADTALLEGKSVDEIRTIVENDPCYCIDPEASAKMVQAIDDAKQAGDSIGGVVEVVVEGMPAGIGSYVHYDRKLDAKLAAAMLSINAFKGVEFGIGFEMARKKGSEVHDEIIWDKENGYTRATNRLGGLEGGMTTGMPIVVRGVMKPIPTLYKPLQSVDIETKEPFKASVERSDSCAVPAASIVAEHVIAWEIASAIVDQFHSDQLPQLKEQLDELRQYTKGY, from the coding sequence ATGCGTTATTTAACAGCAGGTGAGTCACATGGACCACAATTAACTACAATTATTGAGGGATTGCCGTCACTATTACCAGTGACAGCAGAAAAGATAAATTATGATTTAAAACGTCGTCAAGGTGGTCATGGACGCGGACGCCGCATGCAAATTGAAACAGATACAGTAGAAATCGTTTCAGGTGTACGTCATGGAAAAACTCTTGGATCTCCAGTAGCTCTTGTTGTAACAAATGATGACTGGAAGCACTGGACAAAAATTATGGGAGCAGAAGAGCTACCTGAAGATATCGATCCAACTGAAATAAAACGACAAATTTCCCGACCACGTCCAGGCCATGCAGATTTAGTAGGTGGCATGAAATATGGTCATCGGGATTTGCGTAATGTGTTAGAGCGCTCAAGTGCTCGTGAAACAACGGTCCGTGTAGCAGTTGGTTCGGTAGCAAAGGCTTTATTAAATGAACTAGGTATTTCAATTGTTGCTCATGTAACAGAAATCGTAGGGATTAAAGCCGACACAGCATTGTTAGAAGGAAAATCAGTTGATGAAATTCGTACTATTGTTGAAAATGACCCATGTTATTGTATAGACCCTGAAGCATCTGCAAAAATGGTGCAAGCCATTGATGATGCAAAACAAGCAGGGGACTCTATCGGTGGTGTAGTGGAAGTCGTGGTAGAAGGTATGCCTGCTGGAATTGGCTCTTATGTACATTACGATCGTAAGCTAGATGCAAAATTAGCAGCAGCGATGTTAAGTATTAATGCCTTTAAAGGTGTAGAATTTGGGATTGGCTTTGAAATGGCTCGTAAAAAAGGCTCTGAAGTACATGATGAAATTATTTGGGATAAGGAAAATGGCTACACACGAGCTACGAACCGCTTAGGTGGATTGGAAGGTGGTATGACAACTGGCATGCCAATTGTTGTTCGCGGTGTCATGAAGCCTATCCCAACATTATATAAACCGTTACAAAGTGTAGATATCGAAACGAAAGAACCGTTTAAAGCAAGTGTTGAGCGTTCTGACAGCTGTGCTGTACCAGCTGCATCGATTGTGGCAGAACATGTCATTGCCTGGGAAATTGCAAGTGCTATTGTAGACCAATTCCATAGTGATCAATTGCCACAATTAAAAGAACAATTAGATGAATTACGTCAATATACGAAGGGGTATTAA
- the aroH gene encoding chorismate mutase, producing the protein MIRGIRGAITIKEDKAQYVWEETAKLVQEVVKANNIKPEDIASVTISTTPDIRSAFPAKSVRSLKGWQYVPIMCMHEMDVPGALPLCIRVLLHVNTSTPQHEIHHIYLNEAVKLRPDLVK; encoded by the coding sequence ATGATTCGAGGCATTCGTGGCGCGATAACAATCAAAGAAGATAAAGCACAGTATGTTTGGGAAGAGACTGCCAAACTTGTACAAGAAGTAGTGAAAGCCAACAATATCAAGCCTGAAGATATTGCTTCTGTAACAATTTCAACAACTCCAGATATTCGTTCAGCATTTCCTGCAAAGTCCGTACGTTCATTAAAAGGTTGGCAATATGTGCCCATCATGTGCATGCATGAAATGGACGTACCGGGAGCTTTACCGTTATGTATACGTGTGTTACTTCATGTTAATACGAGTACACCACAGCACGAGATCCATCATATTTACTTAAACGAAGCTGTAAAATTACGACCAGACTTAGTGAAATAA
- the aroA gene encoding 3-phosphoshikimate 1-carboxyvinyltransferase encodes MSTKTLRYNQPRLEGEITVPGDKSISHRSVMFGSIAKGQTTVTGFLLGEDCLSTIDCFKKLGVKIDVDGTNVTIDSPGMDGWSEPSEVLYTGNSGTTTRLMLGILSGTKLHTVMTGDASIGKRPMRRVADPLRLMGAKIAGRENGQFTPLAIQGSELKAIDYTMPVASAQVKSAILLAGLRAQGTTIVRENEVSRDHTERMLRQFGAQISVQDGVITFEGGQQLTGTHVNVPGDVSSAAFFLVAGAISKGSRIILNNVGVNETRDGIIEVLRKMGAKMTVQIDEENAAEPTATISIESSPLKATTISGAIIPRLIDEIPIIALLATQAQGKTIIKDAEELKVKETNRIDAVVNELKKLGANIEATNDGMIIEGPTPLKSASLNTYGDHRIGMMGAVAALIANGQVELDDSACIAVSYPTFFEHVEQLIR; translated from the coding sequence ATGAGTACGAAAACATTGCGCTATAATCAACCGAGATTAGAAGGAGAAATTACTGTGCCTGGAGATAAATCAATCTCACACCGCTCAGTAATGTTTGGTTCGATTGCTAAAGGACAAACGACAGTTACTGGCTTTTTATTAGGGGAAGACTGTTTAAGTACAATAGATTGCTTTAAAAAACTAGGTGTGAAAATTGATGTTGATGGGACAAATGTTACAATTGATAGTCCTGGAATGGATGGATGGTCTGAGCCAAGTGAAGTATTATATACAGGCAATTCTGGTACTACAACTCGTTTAATGCTTGGAATTTTGTCAGGAACAAAATTACATACAGTAATGACGGGAGATGCATCGATTGGGAAACGCCCGATGCGTCGTGTAGCAGATCCTTTACGTTTAATGGGTGCTAAAATTGCTGGGCGAGAAAATGGCCAATTTACCCCTCTTGCTATCCAAGGCTCTGAGTTAAAAGCAATTGATTACACAATGCCTGTTGCAAGTGCCCAAGTCAAGTCAGCTATTTTACTTGCAGGATTACGTGCGCAAGGGACAACAATCGTCCGTGAAAATGAAGTGTCGCGGGATCATACCGAGCGTATGTTGCGTCAATTTGGTGCTCAAATTTCAGTACAGGATGGTGTTATTACATTCGAAGGGGGCCAACAGCTTACAGGAACCCATGTCAATGTGCCAGGTGATGTTTCTTCCGCGGCGTTCTTTTTAGTAGCGGGTGCCATTTCAAAGGGCAGCCGAATTATTTTAAACAATGTCGGTGTGAACGAAACGCGAGATGGAATCATCGAAGTATTACGTAAAATGGGAGCGAAAATGACTGTACAAATCGATGAGGAAAATGCAGCAGAGCCAACAGCAACGATATCAATCGAATCGTCTCCGTTAAAAGCAACGACAATTTCAGGTGCAATTATCCCAAGGTTAATTGATGAAATACCCATTATTGCTTTATTAGCGACGCAAGCTCAAGGGAAAACGATTATTAAAGATGCAGAAGAATTAAAAGTAAAAGAAACAAATCGTATAGATGCCGTTGTGAATGAATTAAAAAAATTAGGTGCAAACATCGAAGCGACAAATGACGGTATGATTATTGAAGGACCGACACCATTAAAAAGCGCCTCTTTAAATACATACGGTGATCACCGTATTGGCATGATGGGCGCGGTCGCAGCTTTAATTGCAAATGGTCAAGTCGAGCTTGATGACTCAGCATGTATTGCTGTATCGTACCCAACATTCTTCGAACATGTAGAACAATTGATACGATAA
- a CDS encoding CheR family methyltransferase, whose protein sequence is MSDYVQFIDGIKRKTGIDLALYKEAQMKRRLTSLYEKKGYKNFVEFYAALDKDRDLLNEFLDRMTINVSEFYRNGKRWEVLQNKIFPLLLQTNKRPKIWSAACSTGEEPYSLAMVLSHHLPLPQISILATDLDENVIQKAKLGLYPERSLAEVPKDVRAKYFAAEGPFFKVKEEIKRTVTFKKHNLLKDNYESNFDLIVCRNVMIYFTEEAKDQIYENFSKALRPGGILFVGSTEQIFNPARYGFEIEDTFFYRKK, encoded by the coding sequence ATGTCAGATTATGTACAATTTATTGATGGCATTAAGCGTAAAACAGGAATTGATTTGGCGTTATATAAAGAAGCTCAAATGAAACGCCGATTAACTTCTCTATATGAAAAAAAGGGTTATAAAAACTTTGTTGAGTTTTATGCAGCACTAGATAAAGATCGCGATTTACTGAATGAATTTTTAGACCGTATGACGATTAATGTATCTGAGTTTTATCGTAATGGTAAGCGTTGGGAAGTATTACAAAATAAAATTTTCCCTCTACTGTTACAAACGAATAAACGTCCAAAAATCTGGAGTGCGGCATGCTCCACTGGTGAGGAGCCATATAGTTTAGCTATGGTGTTATCCCATCATTTACCACTTCCGCAAATAAGTATACTGGCAACGGATTTAGACGAGAATGTTATTCAGAAAGCTAAATTAGGTCTGTATCCAGAACGCTCATTAGCCGAGGTCCCAAAGGATGTCCGAGCAAAATATTTTGCAGCTGAAGGACCATTTTTTAAAGTAAAAGAAGAAATAAAACGAACAGTTACTTTTAAAAAGCACAATCTTTTAAAAGATAATTATGAATCAAATTTTGATTTAATCGTATGTCGTAACGTAATGATATATTTTACGGAAGAAGCGAAGGATCAAATTTATGAAAACTTTAGTAAAGCACTGCGACCTGGTGGGATTTTATTTGTTGGTTCAACCGAGCAAATTTTTAACCCAGCTCGATATGGCTTTGAAATAGAAGATACATTCTTCTATCGAAAAAAATAA
- the hisC gene encoding histidinol-phosphate transaminase, giving the protein MKWKQQLFGMKAYQPGKPIDEVKKQFGLDEVIKLASNENPFGSSPKVKEFLQTDASNHAIYPDGYAQNLRTSLANFYEIAENEIILGNGSDDLIAIITRALLYPGVNTVMADLSFSQYWHNAEIEGAEVRKVPMKDGVHDLEAMLQAIDENTSVVWVCNPNNPTGTIVSDEALAAFLDKVPEDVFVVLDEAYIEYVNDSAYNDTLHYYRDYKNLILLRTFSKAYGLASFRVGYGIAQAEVIAKLDPVRAPFNNTILSQKVAQIALADQDYIVSCREANEAGKKQYVAFCEKHGLNYFPSQTNFVMFEVKASSNVVFEEMMKRGFIIRSGAALGLEGYIRVTIGTEAQNAKFLQLLEEVLMEQGVLA; this is encoded by the coding sequence ATGAAGTGGAAACAACAGTTATTCGGAATGAAAGCTTACCAACCTGGAAAGCCAATTGATGAGGTAAAAAAACAGTTCGGACTAGATGAAGTAATCAAGCTTGCTTCAAATGAAAATCCATTTGGTAGTTCACCTAAAGTAAAAGAGTTTTTACAAACGGATGCATCAAATCATGCCATTTATCCAGATGGCTATGCACAAAATTTACGTACTTCATTAGCAAACTTTTATGAGATTGCTGAAAATGAAATTATTTTAGGGAATGGATCAGATGACTTAATCGCTATTATTACACGTGCCTTATTATATCCAGGTGTAAATACAGTAATGGCGGATCTATCCTTCTCACAATATTGGCATAATGCAGAGATTGAAGGAGCGGAAGTACGTAAAGTACCAATGAAGGATGGCGTACATGACCTAGAAGCGATGTTACAAGCTATAGATGAAAATACATCTGTTGTATGGGTATGTAATCCAAACAATCCAACAGGTACAATCGTTTCAGATGAAGCATTAGCCGCATTTTTAGATAAGGTGCCAGAGGATGTCTTTGTTGTGTTAGATGAAGCGTACATTGAATACGTCAATGATTCTGCTTATAACGATACATTGCATTATTACCGTGACTACAAAAACTTAATTTTACTACGTACATTCTCAAAAGCATATGGGTTAGCATCATTCCGTGTTGGATATGGTATCGCACAAGCAGAAGTCATCGCAAAGCTTGACCCTGTTCGAGCACCATTTAATAATACGATTTTAAGTCAAAAGGTAGCGCAAATTGCATTAGCGGACCAAGACTATATTGTTAGCTGTCGTGAAGCCAATGAGGCAGGCAAAAAGCAATATGTAGCCTTTTGTGAGAAGCATGGCTTAAACTATTTCCCATCTCAAACGAACTTTGTCATGTTTGAAGTGAAGGCAAGCAGCAATGTTGTGTTTGAAGAAATGATGAAGCGTGGCTTTATTATTCGAAGTGGTGCTGCATTAGGTTTAGAAGGCTATATTCGTGTAACAATTGGTACAGAAGCTCAAAATGCGAAGTTTTTACAATTGCTTGAGGAAGTATTAATGGAGCAAGGAGTTTTGGCATGA
- a CDS encoding ReoY family proteolytic degradation factor: MTYSVPLNDKKIFIRWFLKNFQLKRREGVWILNYLLSNDELLENVHFVDEAHYCPRAIVMSTVDTTSIPFRFYKNNIMTSDAEKSFHDLRLNTKDSMYMQLNFPNIPPYPIYLAVLEENPYVPDDVFISEKDRLTAARLLENSVLEFQEQQLLKEIDAALDAGDKERFFELSNLLQALKFQK, from the coding sequence TTGACTTATTCCGTACCACTAAATGATAAAAAAATCTTCATTAGATGGTTCTTAAAGAATTTTCAATTGAAACGTCGCGAAGGGGTATGGATTTTAAATTATTTACTTAGTAATGATGAGTTATTGGAAAATGTTCACTTTGTTGACGAAGCCCATTATTGTCCAAGGGCAATCGTTATGTCAACAGTAGACACTACTAGTATCCCATTTCGATTTTATAAAAATAATATAATGACATCGGACGCAGAAAAATCGTTTCATGATTTAAGATTAAATACGAAAGATTCGATGTATATGCAATTGAATTTCCCTAATATCCCCCCATACCCAATTTATTTGGCAGTATTAGAGGAAAATCCATATGTTCCAGATGATGTCTTTATAAGTGAGAAAGATCGTCTGACTGCAGCGCGTTTACTTGAAAATAGTGTGTTAGAGTTTCAAGAGCAGCAATTATTAAAAGAAATTGACGCTGCCCTTGATGCAGGAGATAAAGAGCGTTTCTTTGAATTATCAAATTTATTACAAGCGTTAAAATTCCAAAAATAA
- a CDS encoding tetratricopeptide repeat protein → MEQLLQAIQEGDLQLINQLLESFLMDAEPATQYEMAEALLHYGYLNEADRVFEHLQFLFPEEAQIAIDRAGVLIELGEEDEALNLLMGISDEAPEYPQALLVLADYYQMQGLFEVAELRINEALQILPNEPLLQFAKAELLFETGRFSEAARIYEELYAIDKKFAGTLLAERLAEVYRAGAGYETALDYYMEALEEEVTPDLLFGSGYAAFQIEKYELATKQLEDLKELDPDYFSAYLLLAESYAMQEENESALKVIKEGLARDEYDKSLFLFAGKMALKNNKPDEAIGYLQEAIALDPEYMEAILVLMSVYSTQEQYEAIIELYEQLQQNEFEWVSLYPFVANAYNEEEQFDKAYEIYKQAYNEFNEDVQFLENYCLFLVEDGKREEAKEIAQRLVQLQPTEQQWLDLLERFE, encoded by the coding sequence ATGGAACAATTACTACAAGCCATCCAAGAAGGCGATTTGCAATTAATTAACCAGCTATTAGAATCGTTTTTAATGGATGCAGAACCAGCAACACAATATGAAATGGCTGAGGCATTATTACACTACGGTTATTTGAATGAAGCGGACCGAGTTTTTGAACATTTACAATTTTTATTCCCAGAAGAAGCACAAATTGCAATTGATCGGGCAGGAGTTTTAATTGAACTTGGCGAAGAAGATGAGGCACTAAACTTATTAATGGGGATAAGTGATGAAGCACCAGAATATCCACAGGCATTACTCGTGTTGGCGGATTATTATCAGATGCAAGGATTGTTTGAAGTGGCTGAGTTACGTATTAATGAGGCGTTACAAATTTTACCGAACGAACCATTATTACAATTTGCGAAAGCCGAACTTTTATTTGAAACGGGTAGATTTTCAGAGGCTGCTCGAATTTATGAGGAATTATATGCGATTGATAAAAAATTTGCAGGTACTTTACTAGCTGAACGATTAGCTGAAGTTTATCGAGCGGGGGCTGGCTATGAAACAGCACTTGATTACTATATGGAAGCACTAGAAGAAGAAGTGACACCGGATTTATTATTCGGGTCAGGATATGCAGCATTCCAAATTGAAAAATATGAGCTAGCTACGAAGCAATTAGAAGATTTAAAAGAACTCGATCCAGACTATTTTTCGGCGTATTTATTATTAGCTGAAAGCTATGCAATGCAAGAGGAAAACGAATCTGCATTAAAAGTAATTAAAGAAGGTTTAGCACGTGATGAATATGATAAATCATTATTCTTATTTGCTGGAAAAATGGCTTTGAAAAATAATAAGCCTGATGAGGCAATCGGTTATTTACAAGAGGCAATTGCACTTGATCCTGAGTATATGGAAGCGATTTTAGTGTTAATGTCCGTATATAGTACACAAGAGCAGTATGAAGCCATCATTGAATTATATGAACAGCTCCAACAAAATGAATTTGAGTGGGTATCTTTATATCCATTTGTTGCCAATGCTTACAATGAAGAAGAACAGTTTGATAAAGCATATGAAATTTATAAGCAAGCATATAATGAATTCAATGAAGACGTCCAATTTTTAGAAAACTATTGCTTATTCTTAGTGGAAGATGGGAAACGGGAAGAGGCAAAGGAAATTGCACAAAGATTAGTACAATTACAGCCTACAGAGCAGCAATGGCTGGACTTATTAGAGCGCTTTGAGTAA
- the hepT gene encoding heptaprenyl diphosphate synthase component II — MDKMKLKILYTDIKSDIEIIEKELEKALNSSSHLMNEASLHLLQAGGKRIRPVFALLSAKFGDYNIERMKNIAVPLELIHMASLVHDDVIDNSDLRRGRHTVKSQWNNRVAMYTGDFIFARALEYVTIIEDPRAHQILARTMVELCDGEIIQIEDKFRLDVTLKDYFRRIKRKTALLIESSCELGAVVSGADEKTIGHIKRYGYFVGMSFQIVDDILDFTATDKQLGKPAGSDLMQGNVTLPILLMKDDPQLTPYLRKVSTNGLTEAERQEMLTLVRKSNAIKEATKISNLYLQKALKEVEGLPNHPMKKKLRDLAIYMGKRKF; from the coding sequence GTGGATAAGATGAAGTTAAAAATACTATATACGGATATTAAATCAGATATAGAAATCATCGAAAAAGAATTAGAAAAAGCGTTAAATTCATCTTCACACTTAATGAATGAGGCATCATTACATTTGCTTCAAGCAGGTGGAAAACGCATTCGACCCGTATTTGCATTACTAAGTGCTAAATTTGGTGATTATAATATTGAGCGAATGAAAAATATCGCTGTTCCATTAGAGTTGATTCATATGGCTTCGTTAGTACATGATGATGTCATTGATAATTCAGATTTGCGACGTGGGAGACATACGGTAAAGTCACAATGGAATAACCGTGTCGCAATGTATACAGGGGATTTTATTTTTGCAAGAGCTTTAGAATATGTCACAATTATTGAAGACCCACGGGCCCATCAAATATTAGCACGTACAATGGTGGAGCTTTGTGATGGTGAGATCATTCAAATTGAAGATAAGTTTCGTTTAGATGTAACATTAAAGGATTATTTCCGTCGTATTAAGCGTAAAACAGCTTTACTAATTGAATCAAGCTGTGAATTAGGGGCGGTAGTAAGTGGTGCGGATGAAAAAACGATAGGCCACATTAAGCGCTATGGTTATTTTGTTGGCATGAGCTTTCAAATTGTCGATGATATTTTAGATTTTACAGCCACAGATAAACAATTAGGAAAACCTGCAGGAAGCGATTTAATGCAAGGGAATGTGACGTTGCCAATTTTATTGATGAAAGATGATCCACAACTGACACCGTATTTACGAAAAGTATCTACGAACGGATTAACGGAAGCTGAACGTCAAGAAATGCTAACATTAGTTAGAAAATCGAATGCAATAAAAGAAGCAACAAAAATTAGCAATTTGTATTTACAAAAAGCATTAAAGGAAGTAGAAGGTTTACCAAATCATCCGATGAAAAAGAAATTACGTGATTTAGCAATTTATATGGGTAAACGTAAATTTTAA
- the aroB gene encoding 3-dehydroquinate synthase: MQIPVRAASHSYVVTIGKGILKEAVKANDVIFNKADKIIVLTDQHVWAAQQHYFDEQFSYPYEVFVMPAGEQCKSFDNYLATQTFLLEQNCTRKSLILAFGGGAVGDLAGFVAATYMRGVPFIQIPTTILAHDSAVGGKTAINHALGKNMIGAFYQPEAVFYDTELLHSLNEKEVRSGMAEVIKHALISDAQWVEELLEGELVTKLPEQLLANYVAHGVQVKASIVEQDETEQSVRKFLNLGHTYGHAIEAAAGYGRVAHGEAVMIGLVYCLLLSERYGKINHVFTKRFLQFALENGYPFGAVHEFTFEQLTEYLMKDKKADYGQLQFVLLDTIGKPFIQIIELQECAQIDQQLRTLLGEVQA; this comes from the coding sequence ATGCAGATTCCAGTTCGTGCTGCATCCCACTCATATGTAGTGACGATTGGGAAAGGCATTTTAAAAGAAGCTGTTAAAGCAAATGATGTAATTTTTAATAAAGCAGATAAAATTATCGTCTTAACCGATCAACATGTGTGGGCTGCACAACAACATTACTTTGATGAGCAGTTTTCATATCCTTATGAAGTATTTGTTATGCCAGCAGGTGAGCAGTGCAAAAGCTTTGATAATTACTTAGCCACACAAACCTTTTTATTGGAGCAAAACTGTACACGAAAATCACTCATACTTGCCTTTGGTGGTGGGGCAGTTGGAGATTTAGCGGGTTTTGTCGCAGCAACCTATATGCGTGGCGTTCCGTTTATACAAATTCCGACAACGATTTTAGCTCACGACTCGGCAGTAGGTGGTAAGACTGCGATTAATCATGCATTAGGGAAAAATATGATTGGAGCATTTTATCAGCCAGAAGCAGTATTTTACGATACAGAGTTGCTACATAGCTTAAATGAGAAGGAAGTTCGCTCAGGCATGGCTGAGGTAATCAAGCATGCGTTAATTTCTGATGCACAGTGGGTTGAAGAATTACTTGAAGGTGAACTTGTTACAAAATTGCCAGAACAATTATTAGCGAATTATGTCGCGCATGGTGTTCAGGTCAAAGCATCGATTGTAGAACAAGACGAGACGGAGCAATCTGTACGTAAATTCTTAAATTTAGGGCATACGTATGGGCATGCAATTGAGGCTGCAGCGGGTTATGGTCGTGTTGCGCACGGGGAAGCAGTCATGATTGGCTTAGTTTACTGCTTACTTTTAAGCGAACGTTACGGAAAAATCAATCACGTATTTACAAAACGATTTTTACAATTTGCTCTTGAAAATGGCTATCCATTTGGCGCTGTACATGAATTTACATTTGAGCAATTAACAGAGTATTTAATGAAAGACAAAAAAGCAGATTATGGACAGTTACAATTTGTGTTATTAGATACAATCGGAAAACCATTCATTCAAATAATTGAACTACAAGAATGTGCCCAAATCGATCAACAACTAAGAACTTTATTGGGGGAGGTGCAAGCATGA
- a CDS encoding prephenate dehydrogenase: MTRNVFVIGLGLIGGSVALALQKAPRTKVFGYDYHEQTRQLASTLGVVQEVVEDPAEFAKEADIIIFGTPVNITLNFMEQLKSWKLKKSVIVTDTGSTKAQIMEKALELRELGITFIGGHPMAGSHKSGVTAAKPYLLENAYYMLTPNEGEEMEKLAALDDLLKFTLGKMVVVDARVHDHMTAVVSHFPHIIAASLVHQLNGEKKTFPMTSSLAAGGFRDITRIASSNPALWRDITMQNRKELVGQLDTWLDEMARVRQLLDEGNEIAIETYFSEARDVRDNLPIANGALYMPYDLYVDIPDYPGVISEITGFLAEENISITNIRIVETRVDVYGILVISFQSNEDRERAAKCIANKANYDTHIS; the protein is encoded by the coding sequence ATGACACGTAATGTTTTCGTAATCGGACTTGGGCTAATAGGTGGATCTGTCGCATTAGCACTTCAAAAAGCTCCGCGTACGAAAGTGTTTGGCTATGACTATCATGAACAAACAAGACAATTAGCTAGCACATTAGGCGTTGTGCAAGAAGTGGTGGAAGATCCGGCTGAATTTGCTAAGGAGGCCGATATTATTATTTTTGGTACACCTGTAAACATTACGCTTAATTTTATGGAACAATTAAAATCTTGGAAATTAAAAAAGAGTGTTATTGTTACGGACACAGGGAGTACAAAAGCTCAAATAATGGAAAAAGCATTAGAATTAAGAGAGCTCGGTATCACTTTTATTGGAGGCCATCCAATGGCAGGCTCTCACAAAAGTGGCGTTACCGCTGCCAAGCCATATTTACTTGAAAATGCTTATTATATGCTGACTCCGAATGAGGGAGAGGAAATGGAAAAGCTTGCGGCTCTTGATGATTTGTTAAAATTTACATTAGGAAAAATGGTTGTCGTTGATGCGAGAGTACATGATCATATGACAGCCGTTGTTAGCCATTTCCCGCATATTATCGCTGCATCACTTGTGCATCAATTAAATGGAGAAAAAAAGACTTTTCCGATGACATCTTCTCTTGCGGCAGGCGGTTTTAGAGACATTACACGAATTGCTTCTTCAAATCCTGCGCTATGGCGGGATATTACGATGCAAAATCGTAAAGAACTTGTCGGTCAATTAGATACTTGGTTAGACGAAATGGCACGTGTTCGACAATTATTGGATGAAGGCAATGAGATAGCGATTGAAACGTATTTCTCAGAGGCAAGAGATGTTCGAGATAATTTACCAATCGCGAATGGCGCATTGTACATGCCGTACGATTTATATGTAGATATTCCCGACTATCCAGGGGTTATTTCTGAAATAACAGGATTTTTAGCAGAAGAAAATATTAGTATTACGAATATCCGTATCGTTGAAACACGTGTTGATGTGTATGGTATATTAGTAATTAGCTTCCAATCAAATGAAGATCGGGAACGTGCGGCAAAATGTATTGCTAATAAGGCAAATTATGATACGCATATTTCGTGA
- the ndk gene encoding nucleoside-diphosphate kinase, which produces MAIEKTFLMVKPDGVERQVIGDIVDRFERRGFVMRGAKLMTASRELAEKHYAEHSERPFFGELVDFITSGPVFGMVWEGENVIQLSRIMMGATKPEESNPGTIRGDYAVTLSHNVIHGSDSLASAEREIGLWFPEGLAE; this is translated from the coding sequence ATGGCAATCGAAAAAACTTTTTTAATGGTTAAACCAGATGGCGTAGAACGTCAAGTAATCGGTGACATCGTAGACCGCTTTGAGCGTCGCGGTTTCGTTATGCGTGGAGCAAAATTAATGACAGCTTCTCGTGAATTAGCTGAAAAACACTATGCAGAGCATTCAGAGCGTCCATTCTTTGGTGAATTAGTAGACTTCATCACTTCTGGCCCAGTATTCGGTATGGTATGGGAAGGCGAAAATGTTATCCAATTATCTCGTATCATGATGGGTGCTACAAAGCCTGAAGAATCAAACCCAGGTACAATCCGCGGTGACTACGCTGTAACTTTATCACACAACGTAATCCACGGTTCTGACTCTTTAGCTTCTGCTGAGCGTGAAATCGGTTTATGGTTCCCAGAAGGTTTAGCTGAATAA